In bacterium, the following are encoded in one genomic region:
- a CDS encoding class I SAM-dependent methyltransferase: MLVAVSKVDVTKVMIWNDFYKQKKGVAVWGGERADFFLELIKKYKLSGGLLLDIGCGVGDKSIFFAKNGFETVGIDISEVAITEAREKAKSAGAKSEFFVGDFSALAKIKEIAARRYDVVLDLLSSQFLIGDEKSSFIEQLAEVQASGGYYFFETFGKESEDDPMPGVEEWIKKIAVSPQQVEVLYGSYFEILERIVHKSGNQQGASVHFYVMRRK, translated from the coding sequence ATGTTGGTTGCCGTTTCGAAAGTGGACGTTACCAAGGTTATGATATGGAATGATTTCTACAAGCAGAAAAAGGGGGTTGCGGTTTGGGGCGGCGAAAGAGCGGATTTTTTTCTAGAACTGATAAAAAAATATAAATTATCAGGCGGATTATTGTTGGATATCGGTTGTGGCGTGGGTGATAAATCAATTTTTTTCGCTAAAAATGGATTTGAAACAGTTGGCATAGATATTTCCGAAGTTGCAATTACTGAAGCAAGAGAAAAAGCTAAGTCGGCGGGAGCAAAAAGTGAGTTTTTCGTTGGAGACTTTTCAGCCCTCGCAAAAATTAAAGAAATTGCGGCCCGTAGATATGACGTTGTTTTAGACCTTTTAAGTTCGCAATTTTTAATTGGCGACGAGAAAAGTTCTTTTATCGAGCAGTTGGCGGAGGTTCAAGCTAGTGGCGGGTACTACTTTTTTGAAACGTTCGGCAAAGAAAGCGAAGATGATCCAATGCCGGGGGTGGAGGAGTGGATCAAAAAAATTGCCGTATCGCCACAGCAAGTGGAGGTGTTGTATGGAAGCTACTTTGAGATACTGGAAAGAATTGTTCACAAGAGTGGCAATCAGCAAGGAGCTTCGGTGCATTTTTATGTAATGCGGCGCAAATAA
- a CDS encoding AAA family ATPase translates to MKRIVLTGGPCGGKTTGKEYVREKLLNYGRSPIFVPEVATLIIGCGLNPGELSPEQYFEFQKLIFSTQMKFEDDIFLKAVEIKASKKPMIIMDRGLMDAKAYMTPEMFEAVLKDHGMDEVEARDKRYDGVFHLSTVADGKPELYSQANNPSRLEKTPEEAVSADHKTRNAWLGHPHLRVIDNSTDFDQKMNRLLNEIRRLLGDPVAIETERSFVVHGGFQLQKIPIPFKKIHIEQVYLKGKAGEESRIRRRSQEDAGSVYYETRKLPAISAASRPENEWQISAREYASKLSLASPDHDIVRKNRFCFLYKNQYFELDRILEPKRLFGLVRLEIELTEENDKVEIPDWLGKVEEVTGNPKWSNYELSRRPK, encoded by the coding sequence ATGAAACGAATCGTTCTGACTGGCGGACCTTGCGGTGGAAAAACCACAGGGAAAGAATATGTACGGGAAAAGCTGTTGAATTATGGCCGCTCCCCTATCTTCGTTCCGGAGGTGGCAACACTAATCATTGGGTGCGGATTGAATCCTGGAGAACTGTCTCCGGAACAATATTTCGAATTCCAAAAACTTATCTTCAGCACCCAAATGAAATTTGAGGATGATATTTTCCTCAAAGCAGTAGAGATTAAAGCATCAAAAAAACCGATGATTATAATGGATCGGGGATTGATGGATGCCAAGGCTTATATGACTCCGGAAATGTTTGAGGCAGTGCTGAAAGATCACGGAATGGACGAAGTAGAGGCGCGGGATAAGCGTTATGATGGCGTATTTCATTTGTCTACTGTAGCTGATGGCAAGCCAGAACTTTATAGTCAGGCAAATAATCCCTCCCGATTGGAAAAAACCCCGGAAGAAGCGGTATCTGCCGATCACAAGACGCGCAATGCCTGGCTTGGCCATCCGCATTTGCGAGTCATCGACAATTCCACAGACTTTGATCAGAAGATGAATCGTCTGTTGAACGAAATTCGGAGGTTGCTGGGAGATCCGGTTGCAATCGAAACCGAACGCAGTTTCGTGGTTCACGGAGGATTTCAGCTTCAGAAAATTCCTATTCCGTTCAAAAAAATCCACATCGAACAAGTTTATCTGAAGGGGAAAGCGGGAGAAGAAAGCCGGATACGCAGACGCAGTCAGGAAGATGCCGGTTCCGTCTACTACGAAACCAGGAAACTGCCGGCCATTTCCGCCGCTTCTCGGCCGGAAAATGAATGGCAAATCTCCGCGAGGGAATACGCCAGCAAGCTTAGCTTGGCGAGTCCGGACCACGACATTGTCCGGAAAAATCGCTTCTGCTTCTTGTACAAAAATCAGTACTTTGAACTTGATAGGATTTTGGAACCGAAGCGACTATTTGGACTCGTGCGCTTGGAAATTGAACTCACCGAAGAGAACGATAAGGTGGAAATTCCCGACTGGCTCGGGAAAGTCGAGGAAGTAACCGGCAATCCGAAGTGGAGCAACTACGAACTGTCCCGAAGGCCGAAGTAA
- a CDS encoding redox-regulated ATPase YchF, producing the protein MKLSIGIVGMPNVGKSTLFKILTKNDVNIANYPFCTIDPNVGVVTVPDERLSKLTEMSKSAKTIPAIVEFYDIAGLVKGASAGEGLGNKFLTHIRETNAVLMVLRVFQSSEIIHVENSVDPIRDMEIINAELGLKDLDSIEKVYKKAEGDTKTGGPAQKQAIKDFEAIKKVKEALESGKNLATPEFAEALENEKVSALNLLTAKKQVYLLNGKPEDVSEDLKGKIAERGAGYVVSDLSSAAEIPELVKKAYEILGLMSFFTTGPDESRAWTIRQGSKAPQAAGAIHTDFEKKFIRAEVINWQKLLEAGSWSSAKQKGWLRLEGKEYVFQDGDVTEFRHG; encoded by the coding sequence ATGAAATTATCTATCGGAATCGTGGGGATGCCGAACGTGGGGAAGTCCACGCTCTTTAAAATACTCACGAAAAATGACGTAAATATTGCCAACTATCCCTTTTGCACAATTGATCCGAATGTAGGCGTGGTTACCGTTCCTGATGAGCGTTTGAGCAAGCTTACAGAAATGAGTAAGTCAGCGAAAACCATTCCTGCCATAGTGGAGTTCTACGACATTGCCGGTTTGGTGAAGGGCGCGAGTGCTGGAGAGGGTTTGGGAAATAAATTTTTGACCCACATCCGCGAAACCAACGCGGTCTTGATGGTGCTTCGTGTTTTTCAGAGTAGTGAAATTATTCACGTGGAAAATTCGGTTGACCCAATTCGGGATATGGAGATTATCAACGCCGAGCTGGGGTTGAAAGATTTGGATTCAATAGAAAAAGTTTATAAAAAAGCGGAAGGCGACACGAAAACCGGCGGGCCCGCGCAAAAGCAGGCAATCAAAGATTTTGAAGCAATTAAAAAAGTTAAAGAAGCATTGGAGTCCGGGAAAAATTTGGCTACTCCGGAATTTGCCGAGGCTTTGGAGAATGAAAAAGTTTCCGCTCTAAATTTGCTCACCGCGAAAAAGCAGGTTTATTTATTGAACGGCAAACCGGAGGATGTGTCTGAAGATTTGAAGGGAAAGATTGCCGAAAGGGGAGCGGGATATGTGGTGTCTGATCTTTCTTCTGCCGCTGAAATTCCAGAGCTGGTGAAAAAAGCTTATGAAATCCTCGGCCTAATGAGCTTCTTCACTACCGGACCAGATGAATCTCGCGCCTGGACGATCCGACAGGGAAGCAAAGCTCCGCAAGCCGCCGGCGCTATTCACACCGATTTTGAAAAGAAATTCATCCGAGCTGAAGTCATCAACTGGCAAAAACTATTAGAAGCCGGTTCTTGGAGCTCTGCCAAGCAAAAAGGCTGGCTCCGCTTAGAAGGAAAAGAATATGTGTTTCAGGATGGGGACGTTACCGAATTCCGTCACGGATAG